One Armatimonadota bacterium DNA segment encodes these proteins:
- a CDS encoding Gfo/Idh/MocA family oxidoreductase, which translates to MPAKMRVGFVGAGGMARAHAEALSKLRDVSVAAFCDADPVRTGAVAEHYRAPIFKSAREMLERVELDAAYVCLPPFAHGAEFELIERGLPFFVEKPINLDLAQAREIAAGAEAKHLITCAGYMNRYRRGVLTVRRLLERDPPVLVTGGWIGGVPRPRPDIGIWTWWVQKRKSGGQFLEQVTHTVDLARFLCGDAVEVHAYGATGFNTGTPDTYDIEDASVVNIKFAGGAIANLWASCSSNAAGGVSLNVYANDVAAQFTGWEHTVRVMRVGKDTVEIKGEGDIFAAEDMAFIKAVRGGNPAGIMSPYGDAVKTLAVTVAANRSLKRGKPVAVD; encoded by the coding sequence ATGCCAGCCAAGATGCGAGTCGGTTTCGTCGGCGCCGGCGGAATGGCGCGGGCCCATGCCGAGGCGCTGAGCAAGCTGCGTGACGTGAGCGTGGCGGCGTTCTGCGATGCCGACCCCGTGCGCACCGGCGCCGTCGCCGAGCACTACCGCGCGCCCATCTTCAAATCGGCGCGGGAGATGCTGGAGCGCGTCGAGCTCGACGCCGCCTACGTGTGCCTGCCGCCGTTCGCCCATGGCGCCGAGTTCGAACTGATCGAACGCGGCCTTCCCTTCTTCGTCGAGAAGCCGATCAATCTCGATCTCGCCCAGGCCCGGGAGATCGCGGCGGGGGCGGAAGCCAAGCACCTCATCACCTGCGCCGGCTACATGAATCGCTACCGCCGCGGCGTGCTCACGGTGCGGCGGCTGCTGGAGCGGGATCCCCCGGTCCTCGTCACCGGCGGCTGGATCGGCGGCGTCCCCCGCCCGCGCCCGGACATCGGCATCTGGACCTGGTGGGTGCAGAAACGCAAGAGCGGCGGCCAGTTCCTGGAGCAAGTGACGCACACGGTGGACCTGGCACGGTTCCTGTGCGGCGACGCGGTGGAGGTACATGCCTACGGGGCGACCGGCTTCAATACCGGCACGCCCGACACCTATGATATCGAGGACGCGAGCGTCGTCAACATCAAGTTCGCGGGGGGCGCGATCGCCAACCTGTGGGCGTCGTGCTCGTCGAATGCGGCGGGCGGGGTGTCGCTCAACGTGTACGCCAACGACGTGGCGGCGCAGTTCACGGGCTGGGAGCACACGGTGCGCGTGATGCGCGTGGGCAAGGACACGGTCGAGATCAAGGGCGAGGGAGATATCTTTGCGGCCGAGGACATGGCCTTCATCAAAGCCGTGCGCGGCGGCAACCCCGCCGGCATCATGTCGCCCTACGGTGACGCGGTCAAGACCCTCGCCGTCACCGTCGCCGCCAACCGATCGCTGAAACGGGGCAAGCCGGTTGCGGTGGATTGA